The following proteins are encoded in a genomic region of Mycobacterium sp. 155:
- a CDS encoding Ms4527A family Cys-rich leader peptide: MNVDAERPARHGGQIGLANRQGPRGHVLIFPACPAPTFAHRERKSAPVRAGGDNRGRIAGVTVARNSSISVPLVARRHVDFKRVCSCCCLS, translated from the coding sequence GTGAATGTAGATGCCGAACGGCCGGCCCGGCACGGCGGCCAGATCGGGCTTGCCAATAGGCAGGGTCCGCGTGGGCATGTATTGATTTTCCCAGCCTGTCCAGCGCCGACTTTTGCTCACCGTGAGCGCAAATCTGCCCCGGTTAGGGCAGGTGGCGACAATCGTGGCAGAATAGCGGGCGTGACCGTCGCCCGTAACAGCAGCATCAGCGTTCCGCTGGTGGCTCGGCGGCATGTCGACTTCAAGCGCGTTTGTAGCTGTTGTTGTCTGTCTTGA
- the hemW gene encoding radical SAM family heme chaperone HemW: MPTRTLPIGKPDLAAVPGRPFGIYIHVPFCATRCGYCDFNTYTAAELGGASPDGWLAALRIELALAAAQVGAVPVQTVFVGGGTPSMLGSSGLVAVLDAVRNNFTLAPEAEVTTEANPESTAPEFFGTLRQAGYTRVSLGMQSVVPHVLAVLDRTHSPGRALAAAAEARSAGFDHVNLDLIYGTPGESDDDLRRSVDAAVHVGVDHVSAYALVVEDGTALARRVRKGQIAAPDDDVLAQRYELLDAHLAAAGFQWYEVSNWSRPGGECRHNLGYWRGGEWWGAGPGAHGFLGATRWWNIKHPNAYAEALAGGELPIADFEDLDAYARHTEDVMLRLRLRDGLELALLDADERSRVPGLIDDGLITNSGERLVLTDQGRLLADGVVRTLLA, from the coding sequence ATGCCCACGCGGACCCTGCCTATTGGCAAGCCCGATCTGGCCGCCGTGCCGGGCCGGCCGTTCGGCATCTACATTCACGTCCCGTTCTGCGCCACGCGGTGCGGATACTGCGACTTCAACACCTACACGGCCGCCGAGTTGGGTGGCGCCAGCCCGGACGGCTGGCTGGCCGCGCTGCGCATCGAGCTGGCGCTGGCGGCGGCGCAGGTCGGGGCCGTGCCGGTGCAGACGGTGTTCGTCGGCGGTGGCACCCCGTCGATGCTCGGGAGCAGCGGGCTCGTCGCAGTGCTCGACGCCGTGCGGAACAACTTCACGCTGGCCCCGGAAGCCGAGGTGACCACCGAGGCCAACCCGGAATCGACCGCACCGGAGTTTTTCGGGACGCTGCGGCAGGCCGGCTATACGCGAGTGTCGCTGGGGATGCAGTCGGTGGTCCCGCATGTGCTGGCGGTGCTCGACCGCACTCACTCGCCGGGCCGGGCGCTGGCCGCCGCGGCCGAGGCGCGCAGCGCCGGGTTCGACCATGTCAATCTCGACTTGATCTACGGCACACCGGGGGAGTCCGACGACGATCTGCGCCGCTCTGTCGACGCCGCGGTGCACGTCGGCGTCGACCATGTCTCTGCGTACGCGCTGGTGGTCGAGGACGGCACGGCGCTGGCCCGCCGGGTGCGCAAGGGACAGATCGCCGCGCCCGACGACGACGTGCTGGCGCAGCGTTACGAGCTGCTCGACGCGCACCTCGCTGCCGCCGGCTTCCAGTGGTACGAGGTGTCGAACTGGAGTCGCCCCGGGGGCGAGTGCCGGCACAACCTCGGTTATTGGCGGGGCGGCGAATGGTGGGGCGCGGGCCCCGGGGCGCACGGGTTCCTGGGTGCGACCCGGTGGTGGAACATCAAGCACCCCAACGCGTATGCCGAGGCCCTGGCCGGCGGCGAGCTGCCGATCGCCGATTTCGAGGACCTCGATGCCTATGCCCGCCACACCGAGGACGTGATGTTGCGGTTGCGACTACGGGACGGTCTGGAGCTCGCGCTGCTGGATGCCGATGAGCGATCGCGGGTGCCCGGCCTGATCGACGATGGACTGATCACGAACTCCGGCGAGCGGCTGGTGCTGACCGATCAGGGTCGGCTACTAGCTGACGGCGTGGTACGCACATTGCTGGCATAA
- a CDS encoding salicylate synthase, with protein sequence MPPDVNPIDLVAELARVLPEHDGEDYVGYERDGEWTLAAGVHAVIELDSDELRVIQDGVVRRQAWAGRPGAALGEAVDRMLLETDRLFGWVAFEFGTYRFGLQQQLLPGTPLARILWPRTQFVITADEVRLIGADQRHIEALRRVLREGLGELPAATAVDVSRDTAGYRGRVAAAIDEIVGGRYQKVILSRQLDVPFVVDFPATYRVGRHHNTPVRSFLLRLGGIRALGYSPELVAVVRADGTVLTEPLAGTRAFGLGADQDRAARDDLESDPKEIVEHAISVRTSVQEITEVAEPGTAVVLDFMTVRERGSVQHLGSTVGGRLHRSMDRMDALEALFPAVTASGIPKAESVDAILRLDEGPRGLYSGAVVTFSADGAMDAALTLRSAYESEGRTWLRAGAGIIADSSPDREFEETCEKLTTLAPYLVPRT encoded by the coding sequence ATGCCACCTGATGTGAATCCCATCGACCTGGTCGCCGAGCTGGCCCGCGTGCTTCCCGAACACGACGGCGAGGACTACGTCGGATACGAGCGCGACGGCGAGTGGACGTTGGCGGCCGGGGTGCACGCCGTCATCGAACTCGACTCCGACGAGTTGCGGGTGATCCAGGATGGGGTGGTGCGCCGGCAGGCGTGGGCCGGCCGGCCCGGCGCCGCCCTGGGTGAGGCGGTCGACCGGATGCTGCTCGAAACCGACCGGCTGTTCGGCTGGGTGGCCTTCGAGTTCGGCACCTACCGGTTCGGGCTGCAACAGCAGCTGCTGCCCGGTACTCCGCTGGCCCGGATTCTTTGGCCGCGTACGCAATTCGTGATCACCGCTGACGAGGTTCGGCTGATCGGCGCTGACCAACGGCACATCGAAGCGCTGCGCCGGGTGCTCCGCGAAGGATTAGGGGAGCTTCCGGCGGCGACTGCCGTCGATGTCAGCAGGGACACTGCCGGGTATCGCGGCCGCGTCGCCGCCGCCATCGACGAGATCGTCGGCGGCCGCTACCAGAAGGTCATCCTGTCGCGCCAGCTCGACGTGCCGTTCGTCGTCGACTTCCCGGCCACCTATCGCGTGGGGCGGCATCACAACACCCCCGTCCGGTCGTTCCTGCTGCGTCTCGGCGGGATTCGGGCTCTCGGTTACAGCCCGGAACTGGTGGCGGTGGTGCGCGCCGACGGCACCGTGCTGACCGAACCGCTGGCCGGTACGCGTGCCTTCGGTCTCGGTGCCGACCAAGACCGTGCAGCCCGCGACGATCTGGAGTCCGACCCGAAAGAGATCGTCGAGCATGCCATTTCGGTGCGCACCTCGGTGCAGGAGATCACCGAGGTGGCCGAACCGGGCACCGCGGTGGTGCTGGACTTCATGACCGTGCGCGAGCGCGGAAGCGTGCAGCATCTCGGGTCGACTGTCGGGGGCCGGTTGCACCGCTCGATGGACCGGATGGACGCCCTGGAAGCACTGTTTCCCGCGGTCACCGCGTCGGGCATCCCCAAGGCCGAAAGCGTCGACGCGATCCTGCGTCTCGATGAGGGGCCGCGCGGACTGTACTCCGGCGCGGTGGTCACCTTCTCGGCCGACGGGGCCATGGACGCGGCTCTGACGCTGCGATCTGCCTACGAATCCGAAGGACGCACCTGGCTGCGGGCCGGTGCGGGCATCATCGCCGACTCCAGCCCCGACCGGGAGTTCGAGGAGACCTGCGAGAAGCTGACCACCCTGGCGCCGTACCTGGTACCGCGCACCTGA